Proteins from a genomic interval of Arachis hypogaea cultivar Tifrunner chromosome 10, arahy.Tifrunner.gnm2.J5K5, whole genome shotgun sequence:
- the LOC114924017 gene encoding uncharacterized protein, giving the protein MPYPNTDTSFQQLMCSGLNTLICDELRYNRRKLAGEHAAYLQQLTDEQRVVYKSIMEAVNSGRGGVFFLYGYGGTGKTFVWKTLASAVRSKGQIALTVASSGIASLLLPGGRTAHSRFAIPLNLDEFSTCNIKQGSALAELITKAKIIIWDEAPMVNRLCIEALDRTMCDILRFKNTNSENQLFGGKTVVFGGDFRQILPVIPKGSRQDIVNATINSSYIWDSCKLLTLTRNMRLQADKTSEESKEIKQFCEWILSIGDGKCGTPNDGVDKVKIPDDILISVWDDPIVAICEATYPDLFGGASCVPHLQQRAILAPTLQAVDEINNYMMSLNSAEAYTYYSSDTACQAECSNDIMASIHTPEFLNTIRCSGVPNHELKVKVGTPIMLLRNIDHSAGLCNGTRLVISKLGKHIIEAQSLTGSNCGQKVYIPRMTLSPSDHRIPFKFQRRQFPIMVSYAMTINKSQGQSLSNVGLILKKSVFTHGQLYVAVSRVTNRKGLKILICNNEDNQETDNVVFKEVFRNVG; this is encoded by the coding sequence ATGCCTTACCCAAACACTGATACATCGTTCCAGCAGTTGATGTGCAGTGGTTTGAACACTCTAATATGTGATGAGCTTAGATACAACAGACGCAAATTAGCAGGAGAACATGCTGCTTACTTACAACAATTAACTGATGAACAGAGGGTAGTGTACAAGTCAATAATGGAAGCTGTGAACAGTGGGAGAGGTGGAGTTTTTTTCCTGTATGGATACGGTGGTACTGGAAAGACTTTTGTTTGGAAGACACTTGCTTCTGCAGTTAGGTCCAAAGGACAAATTGCTTTGACAGTTGCATCAAGTGGTATCGCATCGTTATTACTACCAGGTGGAAGGACAGCACACTCCCGTTTTGCTATCCCACTAAACTTGGATGAGTTCTCCACGTGCAACATCAAACAGGGTAGTGCTTTGGCTGAGTTGATAACAAAGGCTAAGATTATTATATGGGATGAAGCTCCTATGGTAAACAGACTATGTATTGAGGCACTTGATAGAACAATGTGTGACATACTGAGGTTCAAGAATACAAACAGTGAGAACCAACTGTTTGGTGGGAAGACGGTTGTCTTTGGAGGAGACTTTAGACAGATTTTACCCGTCATACCGAAAGGCAGCAGGCAAGATATTGTTAATGCAACAATTAATTCATCATACATTTGGGATAGTTGTAAATTGCTTACACTCACAAGGAACATGCGACTACAAGCAGACAAGACatctgaagaatcaaaggagataaaGCAATTTTGTGAATGGATATTGTCAATTGGTGATGGAAAATGTGGAACACCAAATGATGGAGTTGACAAAGTTAAAATCCCAGATGATATTCTTATTAGTGTGTGGGATGATCCTATAGTAGCCATCTGTGAAGCAACATATCCTGATTTGTTTGGGGGTGCAAGTTGTGTTCCCCACCTACAACAACGAGCAATATTAGCACCCACGCTACAAGCTGTTGACGAGATTAATAATTACATGATGAGTCTCAACTCTGCCGAGGCGTATACTTACTATAGTTCTGACACTGCATGTCAAGCAGAGTGCAGTAATGACATCATGGCATCCATTCATACTCCAGAATTCTTAAACACTATAAGATGTTCGGGCGTCCCTAATCATGAGTTAAAGGTGAAAGTAGGTACACCGATCATGCTACTAAGGAACATTGATCACTCTGCTGGCTTATGTAATGGAACACGTTTGGTAATATCAAAGTTGGGAAAACACATCATTGAAGCACAGAGCTTAACAGGATCAAATTGTGGCCAAAAAGTTTATATCCCAAGAATGACACTTAGTCCATCAGACCATAGGATACCATTTAAGTTTCAGCGGAGACAATTTCCGATAATGGTATCATATGCTATGACTATTAACAAGAGTCAAGGACAATCATTATCAAATGTGGGTCTCATTCTAAAGAAGTCAGTGTTCACACATGGCCAACTATATGTTGCAGTGTCAAGAGTTACAAATAGGAAAGGTCTGAAGATTTTGATTTGCAACAATGAAGATAACCAAGAGACAGACAACGTAGTTTTTAAGGAGGTGTTTAGAAATGTTGGTTAA
- the LOC140175556 gene encoding uncharacterized protein → MMLDQHNVLVKAFRNVKQSIAAEPTSKVKLRLLGKRGKDGRRYNLPSTNEVAALIVGDFDINRTDRDIIVETQTGRLQRINQLNPSYLGLQYPLLFPYGEDGYKEDIPLNKKKGNCEKGWQEVTMKDFFAYRIQERLADASPLLYSRRLFQQFLVDAYSMIESSRLTYIRLDQEKFRCEMYKGIKEAVLTGETTPSSVGKRIILPSSFTGGPRYMIQNYQDAMAICRVVGYPDLFLTFTCNPKWPELEDFLKNRELNAEDRPDMVCRAFKLKLNHLIKDIRTNKIFGRVVAVVYTIEFQKRGLPHAHILIFLHRDDKYPTGEDIDRIITAEIPDKQRDPLYYKAVEKHMMHGPCGSAKRDSPCMENGKYIRHFPKKFVDNTTVDDDGYPIYRRRDDGRTIKKSGVDLDSRYVVPHNRTLLLKYGAHINVEWCNQSRSIKYLFKYVNKGHDRVTASFYKSATADTKSDDCDEISMYYDCRYISPCEAVWRIFGYNMHYRDPSVIRLGFHLPDEQPVVFKDDEYLDEVARKASVKESMFLGWFEANKTNPEARCLTYVEFSSKFVWKPDTRKWFPRKSHSVIGRIFFVPPGSGEIYYLRLLLNFVKGPTCYEDIRTIDGVVYSSFRDACYAMRLLDDDKEYIDAIKEASHWGSGEYLRKLFVILLSSNSMERPENVWENT, encoded by the exons ATGATGCTAGACCAACACAATGTATTGGTAAAGGCATTCCGTAATGTGAAACAGTCAATAGCAGCAGAACCCACTTCAAAGGTCAAGCTTAGGCTTTTGGGAAAAAGAGGAAAAGATGGTAGGAGGTATAACTTGCCATCCACAAATGAGGTGGCAGCATTGATCGTGGGTGACTTCGATATTAACCGTACAGATAGGGATATTATTGTGGAGACCCAAACTGGAAGGTTACAACGTATAAATCAACTGAATCCATCATACTTGGGGTTGCAATATCCCTTATTGTTTCCATATGGAGAAGATGGATACAAAGAAGACATacctctaaacaagaagaagggAAACTGTGAAAAAGGATGGCAAGAAGTGACAATGAAGGACTTTTTTGCTTATAGAATTCAAGAAAGATTGGCTGATGCTTCCCCATTATTGTACTCAAGGAGACTTTTTCAACAGTTCTTGGTAGATGCCTACTCAATGATTGAGTCGTCTAGACTAACATACATTCGTCTCGACCAAGAGAAATTTAGATGTGAGATGTACAAGGGTATTAAGGAAGCTGTTTTGACGGGAGAAACAACACCCTCATCAGTAGGGAAACGGATTATACTGCCTTCATCATTTACCGGAGGACCAAGATATATGATACAGAACTATCAAGATGCAATGGCAATTTGTAGAGTAGTTGGGTATCCAGATCTTTTCCTAACATTTACATGTAATCCTAAATGGCCAGAACTGGAAGACTTTCttaaaaatagagaattaaatgcAGAGGATCGTCCAGACATGGTGTGCAGAGCTTTTAAGCTTAAATTAAATCATCTGATAAAGGACATAAGGACAAATAAGATATTTGGAAGAGTGGTTGCAG TTGTATACACAATCGAATTTCAAAAGCGTGGATTGCCTCACGCACACATTCTCATATTCCTGCACCGTGATGACAAATATCCCACCGGAGAAGACATAGATCGAATTATCACTGCTGAGATTCCAGACAAGCAGAGAGACCCGCTCTATTACAAAGCTGTTgaaaaacacatgatgcatggaCCATGTGGGAGTGCTAAGAGAGACTCTCCATGCATGGAGAATGGCAAATATATTCGTCATTTTCCTAAAAAATTTGTGGACAATACAACAGTTGATGATGATGGATATCCAATTTATAGACGCAGAGATGATGGAAGGACAATAAAAAAATCTGGTGTTGATTTGGACAGTCGTTATGTGGTTCCACACAACAGGACACTATTATTAAAATATGGAGCTCACATAAATGTTGAATGGTGCAACCAGTCTAGATCAATCAAGTATTTATTCAAGTATGTTAATAAAGGTCATGATCGTGTAACTGCCTCATTTTATAAGAGTGCCACAGCTGACACTAAAAGCGATGATTGTGATGAAATTAGCATGTATTACGATTGTCGATACATATCACCATGTGAAGCAGTTTGGAGAATCTTTGGGTATAACATGCACTATAGAGACCCTTCTGTTATAAGGTTGGGTTTTCACCTGCCCGACGAGCAACCGGTGGTTTTTAAAGACGACGAATATTTAGACGAGGTTGCTAGGAAAGCATCAGTTAAGGAGTCGATGTTTTTAGGATGGTTTGAAGCTAACAAAACTAACCCAGAAGCACGCTGCCTAACATACGTGGAATTCTCATCAAAGTTTGTTTGGAAGCCAGATACCAGGAAGTGGTTTCCGCGGAAATCACATTCAGTCATAGGAAGGATTTTCTTTGTTCCACCAGGATCAGGGGAAATTTATTACCTAAGGCTACTCCTAAATTTTGTAAAGGGTCCTACTTGCTATGAAGACATCAGAACTATCGATGGTGTCGTCTATTCATCatttagagatgcatgttatgcAATGAGATTGTTGGATGATGATAAAGAATACATTGATGCAATCAAAGAAGCAAGCCACTGGGGTTCAGGAGAGTACTTAAGGAAGCTTTTTGTAATACTTCTGTCATCCAACTCAATGGAGAGACCAGAAAATGTATGGGAAAATACATGA
- the LOC112717234 gene encoding uncharacterized protein, whose protein sequence is MVERKRPQMRNYVPQSTNDNVEYWNMGYVVHECEYCNALFWYGERKEKHYNTNEPTYTLCCKGGQVEIPQLQEAPKVLYNLLYGNDARSKHFRENIRTYNSMFQFTSLGAKIDRGKSSSRGPPTFILCGENYHLMGSLIPPDGYMTKFAQLYVIDTENEIQNRMCVIGYVMNFYIS, encoded by the exons ATGGTTGAGAGAAAAAGACCACAAATGAGAAATTATGTACCGCAGTCTACTAATGACAATGTTG AATATTGGAACATGGGATATGTAGTGCATGAGTGTGAATACTGCAATGCTCTTTTTTGGTATGGCGAAAGGAAAGAAAAGCATTACAATACAAATGAACCTACGTACACACTATGCTGCAAAGGTGGACAAGTGGAGATTCCTCAACTACAAGAAGCTCCTAAGGTGCTATACAATTTGTTATATGGGAATGATGCCAGGAGCAAACATTTTCGGGAGAATATTAGAACATACAATAGCATGTTTCAATTCACATCTTTGGGTGCCAAAATTGATAGAGGTAAAAGTTCATCCAGAGGACCACCAACATTTATCTTATGTGGTGAGAATTATCACTTGATGGGGAGCTTGATTCCACCAGACGGATATATGACAAAATTTGCTCAACTATATGTAATCGACACCGAAAATGAGATCCAAAATCGGATGTGTGTAATCGGGTATGTAATGAATTTTTATATATCTTAA